One window of the Methanorbis furvi genome contains the following:
- a CDS encoding HVO_2753 family zinc finger protein: MAATKCTSCNAPLAERGATEFKCPDCGEVIYRCAYCRKQSVKYTCPKCGFQGP; the protein is encoded by the coding sequence ATGGCAGCTACGAAATGTACGTCATGTAATGCCCCGCTCGCTGAGCGCGGCGCAACCGAGTTTAAGTGCCCGGACTGTGGAGAAGTAATTTACCGCTGCGCATACTGCCGCAAGCAGAGCGTAAAATACACCTGTCCGAAATGCGGATTCCAGGGACCGTAA
- a CDS encoding HdeD family acid-resistance protein produces the protein MTETSAPIGGDIFKSLLLKGILMIILGIIMLIFTFGSILAIELLFGIVLIILGIQLLTSGSTFLGEYKRTWWVILLGILAIIAGILAFVFPAMMTLYIVYLIAITVLISGFTDIAIAIANKTGEANRILVAISGVLGVILGILFIFMPFTGAIVLVQVTAIFLLVFGILAIVEGFMAKKPAKTT, from the coding sequence ATGACTGAAACCTCAGCCCCAATTGGGGGAGACATCTTCAAGTCTCTTCTCCTGAAGGGTATCCTGATGATAATACTTGGTATTATCATGCTGATCTTTACCTTCGGTTCGATCCTTGCTATTGAACTGTTGTTTGGCATTGTGCTCATCATTCTTGGAATTCAGCTTCTGACCTCAGGATCCACATTCCTTGGAGAGTATAAACGTACATGGTGGGTAATTCTCTTAGGAATTCTCGCAATCATCGCAGGAATTCTTGCATTCGTCTTCCCGGCAATGATGACTCTCTATATCGTGTACCTGATTGCAATTACTGTTCTTATCAGCGGATTTACAGATATTGCAATTGCAATTGCTAACAAGACCGGTGAGGCAAACCGTATTCTTGTCGCAATCTCCGGTGTTCTTGGAGTGATTCTTGGTATCCTGTTCATATTTATGCCGTTCACGGGCGCAATTGTTCTTGTACAGGTAACTGCTATCTTCCTGCTGGTCTTTGGAATTCTCGCAATTGTCGAGGGATTCATGGCAAAGAAACCAGCAAAAACCACCTAA
- a CDS encoding HdeD family acid-resistance protein translates to MTNIVVIEETLLPGAWKTLLLKGIVLLVLGIFCLVFPFAALNVSAYIIAILLLFISIAALFSGFSAFGEPKATWWMILLGIIGIVIALISFVSPDTMIWIATVFIGIIALISGVTDVIFAFSRGLSWGQRILMLILGIIGIIIGLFFLLFPTEGAPVLALVLGILLVIAGIVSFVQAYLYKKEYAELTA, encoded by the coding sequence ATGACAAACATTGTAGTGATTGAGGAGACACTTCTTCCGGGAGCCTGGAAGACGCTGCTCCTGAAAGGCATTGTTCTTCTGGTTCTTGGAATATTCTGTCTTGTATTCCCGTTCGCGGCATTGAATGTGAGTGCATATATTATCGCAATTCTCCTGCTCTTTATCTCAATTGCAGCCCTGTTCTCAGGATTTTCTGCATTCGGTGAGCCAAAAGCCACATGGTGGATGATTCTTCTCGGTATCATTGGTATTGTGATTGCACTGATATCCTTTGTCTCGCCTGACACGATGATCTGGATTGCAACGGTATTCATTGGAATTATTGCGTTGATCTCCGGAGTTACGGATGTGATCTTTGCATTCAGCCGCGGACTTTCCTGGGGACAGAGAATTCTGATGCTGATCCTTGGTATTATTGGTATCATCATCGGTCTGTTCTTCCTGCTGTTCCCGACCGAGGGGGCTCCTGTCCTTGCACTGGTCTTAGGAATTCTTCTTGTTATTGCAGGTATTGTCTCGTTTGTTCAGGCATACCTCTACAAGAAGGAGTATGCAGAACTGACTGCATAA
- a CDS encoding phospholipase D-like domain-containing protein: MGSWPAAAVLVLLCLVIPSVSAGFLITEICPDGYAKGDGDEYFVLSGTGGLDGWVVTDGEGSVRFPAGTSSSDPLIVAREAAAYYETHGAYPDYEVLSTFDFVPDAVSTGRFQMANTKDDVTLLFLDKPVQSVAWPGDFSSKNGMIHVFSNGIWDERVMRIGQSSVLPRTFVADSVTLFVSPDSSFEVVNGVITDTQSEMFISMYEFTHPELAESVADAAFRGVNVTLLVEGGPVGGMSSEEKGVLNYLVNSGVSVYTIESTDAKPARYRYLHTKYFVSDDFVTIVLSENFKPTGIPLPGTRGNRGWGAAVYSADVAKYFGSVFSADLGGYDIYPYVPTSDPFPASWSDEEIVVHFPARTIENVLVTPVISPDTSHLIPDLIHDSREKIVLQQAYISPYPNGARNIWLDLVLDAGGRGIVVQVMLDGMYYNTDAESDNDEIVAQINRLSQNDAISAEARLMFPGKSITKLHNKGMIVDMKYVLVSSVNWNYNSPNNNRESGIIIENEDAARYFSDVFEFDWGGVSGEFQINAPGGVDLRYAVVVLIIVLLFVIWRLKRK; this comes from the coding sequence ATGGGATCATGGCCGGCGGCAGCAGTTCTTGTTCTTTTGTGTCTCGTCATCCCTTCCGTCTCCGCAGGGTTTCTCATCACCGAAATATGTCCTGACGGATATGCGAAAGGTGATGGTGATGAGTATTTTGTTCTGTCTGGGACCGGAGGCCTTGACGGATGGGTGGTAACTGATGGTGAAGGGTCGGTTCGGTTTCCTGCCGGAACGTCATCATCCGATCCGCTGATTGTGGCACGCGAGGCTGCCGCATACTACGAGACTCATGGCGCTTATCCTGACTATGAGGTCTTGTCCACGTTTGATTTTGTTCCTGACGCTGTTTCCACCGGCCGTTTTCAGATGGCAAACACCAAGGATGATGTTACTCTGCTCTTTTTGGATAAACCTGTTCAGTCTGTTGCGTGGCCAGGGGATTTCTCTTCCAAAAACGGAATGATTCATGTTTTTTCCAATGGCATCTGGGATGAACGCGTGATGCGTATCGGTCAAAGCAGTGTTCTTCCGAGGACTTTTGTTGCCGACTCGGTCACGCTGTTTGTGTCTCCTGACTCTTCGTTTGAGGTGGTGAACGGGGTCATAACAGACACGCAGTCTGAGATGTTCATCTCCATGTACGAGTTTACGCATCCTGAACTTGCCGAGTCTGTTGCTGACGCTGCTTTTCGCGGGGTGAATGTGACCCTGCTTGTCGAAGGAGGGCCTGTTGGAGGGATGAGTTCCGAGGAAAAAGGAGTGCTGAATTATCTGGTGAACTCCGGGGTGTCGGTCTACACGATTGAGAGCACTGATGCAAAACCTGCCAGATACCGGTATCTGCACACAAAATATTTTGTTTCAGATGATTTTGTTACGATTGTTCTCTCTGAAAACTTCAAACCGACCGGCATCCCTTTGCCCGGAACCCGCGGCAACCGGGGGTGGGGCGCTGCTGTCTACAGTGCGGATGTGGCGAAATATTTTGGCAGTGTGTTTTCTGCGGATCTTGGCGGATATGATATCTATCCGTATGTTCCAACCTCTGATCCGTTCCCTGCTTCATGGTCTGATGAGGAGATTGTGGTTCATTTTCCTGCGCGCACCATTGAAAACGTTCTGGTGACACCGGTCATTTCTCCTGATACCAGCCATCTTATTCCTGATCTTATCCATGATTCCCGGGAAAAAATTGTTCTTCAGCAGGCCTATATCTCTCCGTACCCAAATGGCGCGCGCAATATTTGGCTTGATTTGGTGCTTGATGCGGGGGGTCGCGGCATTGTGGTGCAGGTGATGCTTGACGGCATGTACTATAATACGGACGCAGAGTCCGACAATGATGAGATTGTTGCACAAATCAATCGTCTTTCCCAAAACGATGCGATTTCTGCGGAGGCACGTCTGATGTTTCCCGGGAAGTCCATCACCAAGCTTCACAATAAGGGGATGATAGTTGATATGAAATACGTATTGGTGAGTTCTGTTAACTGGAACTATAACTCACCAAATAATAACAGGGAATCTGGAATTATCATCGAAAATGAAGATGCAGCCAGATATTTTTCAGATGTTTTTGAGTTTGACTGGGGTGGTGTTTCCGGTGAATTCCAGATCAACGCTCCCGGGGGTGTTGATTTACGTTACGCCGTAGTTGTCCTTATCATTGTGTTACTGTTTGTTATTTGGCGACTGAAACGAAAGTGA
- a CDS encoding elongation factor 1-beta yields MGEVAVIIKVMPESPDVDMEKLQADIKAKITGIQDMRVEPIGFGLSAIKLMVITEDEEGSGDKIEGMFAGIAGIDRAEIESLNRLL; encoded by the coding sequence ATGGGCGAAGTTGCAGTAATCATCAAAGTCATGCCGGAGTCCCCGGACGTTGACATGGAAAAGCTTCAGGCCGACATTAAGGCAAAGATCACCGGCATTCAGGATATGAGAGTGGAACCGATTGGATTCGGTCTTTCCGCAATCAAGCTCATGGTGATCACTGAGGATGAGGAAGGCTCCGGCGACAAGATCGAAGGTATGTTTGCAGGCATTGCAGGCATCGATCGTGCAGAGATTGAATCTCTGAACCGGCTGCTCTAA
- the ppk1 gene encoding polyphosphate kinase 1, whose product MGKKHKKKQKEEKNSKSLVEKTALCDDCGRYFNRELSWLKFNERILEEARSIRNPLLERVGFLGIVAGNLDEFFMVRVPAYQRGATRQSDEYEEVVGSRTQLEMIYDRTIFMMRIASWVWAKELKPELEKEGIVFQKYAKCSESEKHQLRKELSAILAETPVNIIRGDRFQDIEQNDYLKGMGLLAKSDKGLAVIPVQDILDKHGRFATVGKRKVSYLFREDVLRKNSDLFLPGESTSAVVPIRITRDSDLNLKGDDADDLISAIKSAPETLAKKLPSRLETEQWLPFGYTTHLVDALSLIPELVYDVPSPIGLADLKAFPVTRPELKFPVYEPSLPAGLADTKKIFSQLADRDIMLFTPYDSFEGLTNFLNAAANDSTVQKIQMTLYRLGSESPVVDALIAAARNGKDVTAVIELKASFDEEENFQWATTLTDNGVSVIHGLPDLKVHAKCCLVTRLEDDKPVRYATVSTGNYNAKTAKIYSDISLFTADSRICRDLSTLFSYLAGDEKKPEYKQLIVSPDFMEDELLSLIRQETAHHKSGSRGYIVLKTNSLTHRPIINALYEASDAGVKIDLIVRGICMLRPGVPGLSENIRVTSVVGRFLEHSRIFYFRNDGDELVFIGSPDMMSRNLKRRVEIICPVHDRRIKNALINKVLPTFIRDTVQGYVLEPNGVYLPPKHSVSHIGSQQQFIEMRNIWW is encoded by the coding sequence ATGGGCAAGAAACACAAGAAAAAACAGAAGGAAGAAAAAAATTCCAAGTCCCTCGTTGAAAAAACGGCTCTCTGCGATGACTGCGGCAGATACTTTAACCGCGAGCTGTCCTGGCTGAAGTTCAACGAGCGCATCCTTGAAGAAGCCCGCAGTATCCGTAACCCTCTGCTCGAACGGGTGGGATTCCTCGGTATCGTTGCAGGCAACCTTGACGAGTTCTTCATGGTGCGTGTTCCTGCATACCAGCGCGGCGCAACCCGGCAGAGTGATGAGTACGAAGAGGTGGTCGGCAGCCGCACCCAGCTTGAGATGATCTATGACCGAACCATCTTCATGATGAGAATCGCCTCCTGGGTCTGGGCAAAGGAGCTGAAGCCTGAGCTGGAAAAAGAGGGAATTGTCTTTCAAAAATATGCCAAGTGCAGCGAGTCAGAAAAGCATCAGCTCAGAAAAGAACTCTCTGCAATCCTTGCCGAAACGCCGGTTAATATTATTCGTGGCGACCGGTTTCAGGACATTGAGCAGAACGATTACCTCAAAGGCATGGGACTTCTCGCAAAGTCTGACAAAGGTCTTGCAGTAATTCCGGTTCAGGATATTTTAGACAAACACGGGCGGTTTGCAACCGTTGGAAAACGAAAAGTCTCCTATCTCTTCCGCGAGGATGTTCTGCGCAAAAACTCTGATCTCTTCCTGCCCGGAGAGTCGACGAGTGCTGTTGTTCCCATCCGCATTACCCGCGACTCTGATCTGAACCTGAAAGGCGATGACGCAGATGATCTGATCTCAGCAATCAAATCTGCTCCCGAAACTCTTGCGAAAAAACTGCCGTCGCGTCTTGAAACCGAACAGTGGCTGCCTTTCGGATACACCACCCATCTCGTGGACGCTCTGTCACTCATTCCTGAACTGGTGTATGATGTTCCGTCTCCCATCGGTCTTGCAGACCTGAAAGCGTTCCCGGTCACGCGACCTGAACTGAAGTTTCCGGTATACGAACCCTCGCTGCCGGCCGGTCTGGCTGACACAAAGAAGATCTTTTCCCAGCTTGCGGACCGCGACATCATGCTGTTCACTCCGTACGACAGCTTTGAAGGGCTGACAAACTTCCTGAATGCTGCGGCAAATGATTCCACGGTTCAGAAAATTCAGATGACTCTTTACCGGCTCGGCTCTGAGTCTCCGGTTGTTGATGCTCTGATAGCTGCTGCGAGGAACGGCAAGGATGTGACCGCTGTTATTGAACTCAAAGCAAGTTTTGATGAAGAGGAAAATTTCCAGTGGGCAACCACGCTTACAGACAACGGAGTCTCGGTGATTCACGGACTCCCTGATCTGAAGGTTCATGCCAAGTGCTGCCTGGTTACCCGTCTTGAAGATGACAAACCGGTTCGGTATGCTACTGTTTCGACCGGCAACTACAATGCAAAGACCGCAAAGATCTACTCTGACATCTCGCTCTTCACTGCTGATTCGAGAATCTGCCGGGATCTGTCTACGCTTTTCTCCTACCTTGCAGGTGATGAGAAGAAGCCTGAGTACAAGCAGCTGATCGTCAGCCCCGACTTTATGGAGGATGAACTGCTCTCCCTCATCAGGCAGGAGACCGCTCATCACAAATCCGGCAGTCGCGGATACATTGTGCTGAAGACCAACTCGCTGACACACCGTCCTATCATCAATGCTTTGTATGAGGCGTCGGATGCCGGCGTGAAAATTGATCTGATTGTTCGCGGTATCTGTATGCTCAGGCCCGGCGTTCCGGGTCTTTCGGAAAATATCAGGGTGACTTCGGTTGTCGGCAGGTTCCTTGAACACAGCAGAATATTTTACTTCAGAAATGACGGCGATGAACTGGTGTTCATCGGAAGCCCTGACATGATGTCAAGAAACTTAAAGCGCCGCGTTGAGATCATCTGTCCGGTTCACGACCGGCGAATCAAGAATGCCCTGATCAACAAAGTTCTGCCGACCTTCATCCGTGATACAGTGCAGGGGTATGTGCTTGAGCCGAACGGCGTGTACCTGCCTCCCAAACATTCTGTTTCACATATCGGGTCGCAGCAGCAGTTCATTGAAATGAGAAACATCTGGTGGTAG
- a CDS encoding HD domain-containing protein, with product MLVGDSAKILNEDFCHADQVTRLALALYDDLVSAKRYGKQTRRLLTAAALLHDVGWGITGDTHNKTGMMFVLHDQTMPFTPRERILVALAVRYHRGALPKKRHFLYGDLSRRDKKIVDLLSGILRVADGLDRSHGSVVRSVSAQILQNTVVISCEGLGRGSPEQRTALKKADLLMKVFSSGIRIRWKTVK from the coding sequence ATGCTGGTGGGTGACTCGGCAAAAATTCTGAACGAGGATTTTTGCCATGCGGATCAGGTGACCCGTCTGGCTCTTGCTCTCTACGATGATCTCGTTTCTGCGAAACGGTACGGCAAACAGACCCGGCGGCTTCTTACCGCCGCAGCACTTCTGCATGATGTGGGCTGGGGAATTACCGGTGATACTCATAATAAAACTGGCATGATGTTTGTTCTGCATGATCAGACCATGCCGTTCACTCCCCGCGAACGAATTCTGGTTGCTCTTGCTGTCAGGTATCATCGCGGGGCTCTTCCGAAGAAACGCCACTTTCTCTATGGTGATCTCAGTCGCCGCGATAAAAAAATCGTTGATCTTCTCTCAGGTATTCTTCGTGTTGCAGACGGTCTTGACCGGTCGCATGGTAGTGTTGTCCGATCTGTTTCTGCACAGATTTTGCAAAATACTGTTGTTATTTCCTGCGAGGGCTTGGGGAGAGGATCTCCTGAGCAGAGGACTGCCCTGAAAAAAGCAGATCTGCTGATGAAGGTGTTTTCCTCCGGTATCAGGATACGCTGGAAGACGGTTAAATAA
- a CDS encoding winged helix-turn-helix domain-containing protein translates to MQRTNLPQSCITIYHLLERTGSQTHKDIVAGTGLAPRTVRYALKRLKEQGLIIEKFNFRDARQAIYQPKLATGTMPASA, encoded by the coding sequence ATGCAAAGAACAAATTTGCCCCAATCGTGTATCACGATTTACCATCTCCTGGAAAGGACTGGATCCCAGACCCACAAGGATATCGTTGCGGGCACCGGACTTGCTCCGCGTACCGTTCGATATGCTTTAAAGCGCCTGAAGGAACAAGGCCTTATCATCGAGAAGTTCAACTTCCGTGATGCCAGACAGGCAATTTATCAGCCAAAGCTTGCCACCGGCACCATGCCGGCATCAGCATAA
- a CDS encoding uridylate kinase, with protein sequence MRQINSIADMTGGVVIKIGGSLMDVAGDVLHELAEAKTPALIIPGGGVFANDVRDLGIDGDAGHWMAVAAMDQYGWYLSDFGLKTTDICAMPKDGAEIFLPYTFLRACDPLPHSWDITSDSISAWIAGQLGCRLILLKSVDGVVVHGELLPKFPPDTDTDVIDPCCIQILKKYHTKAVILNGRRPGRLGRYLSGEDVPGTRLP encoded by the coding sequence ATGAGACAGATTAATAGTATTGCAGATATGACCGGCGGAGTTGTGATAAAAATCGGCGGCAGTCTCATGGACGTCGCAGGGGACGTTCTGCATGAACTTGCAGAAGCAAAAACGCCCGCACTGATCATCCCGGGCGGAGGAGTGTTTGCCAATGATGTCAGAGATCTCGGTATTGACGGAGACGCAGGCCACTGGATGGCAGTTGCTGCGATGGATCAATACGGCTGGTACTTGTCAGACTTTGGTCTGAAAACAACAGATATTTGTGCCATGCCAAAAGACGGCGCGGAAATTTTTCTTCCCTACACATTTCTTCGTGCATGCGACCCCCTGCCGCACTCCTGGGACATAACATCCGACTCAATCTCTGCATGGATTGCAGGGCAGCTTGGCTGCCGGCTGATTCTTCTCAAGTCAGTGGACGGAGTCGTTGTACATGGAGAGCTTCTGCCAAAATTCCCGCCCGATACAGACACAGATGTCATTGATCCCTGCTGCATACAGATTCTGAAAAAATACCATACAAAGGCAGTAATACTCAACGGACGAAGGCCAGGACGTCTTGGACGGTATCTGTCCGGAGAGGATGTGCCGGGAACACGACTGCCGTGA
- a CDS encoding winged helix-turn-helix transcriptional regulator, which produces MTKTELPKSSIKVLTVLDPYNSLTHKEIAQLTGLSPRTIRYALKKLKDHDMLVEKFNFRDARQILYSTKIPAAPTQATV; this is translated from the coding sequence ATGACTAAAACAGAACTCCCCAAGTCATCGATCAAAGTACTCACAGTGCTTGATCCGTACAACTCTCTGACACACAAGGAAATAGCCCAATTAACGGGATTATCTCCGAGAACAATCCGCTACGCACTGAAAAAGCTGAAGGATCACGACATGCTCGTCGAGAAGTTCAACTTCCGTGATGCACGGCAGATTCTCTACTCAACCAAGATTCCGGCTGCTCCCACGCAGGCAACGGTATAA
- a CDS encoding tRNA (N(6)-L-threonylcarbamoyladenosine(37)-C(2))-methylthiotransferase, with translation MDSTALTAAALDRLRNVRLYAETYGCTYNAGDTEKIIEIAKAQGCTVVDTAEDADAVLINTCIVVDKTEKHMYERMSLFAGKILIVTGCLPGISIERVLAACPDAGIIDPDLIHSCYREVGTVSSGDHAVLQIARGCNGHCTYCITRLARGKLVSFSEEDIVAQAERFVEAGVAEIQLTAQDVSSWGMDMTSGRRLPDLLRSLCNIPGDFHIRVGMANPDTLLLILDDFLDALTDPKIFLFLHVPVQSGSDAILKTMGRRYTSAAYEEICRRARERFPDIRISTDYIAGFSGETDADGKASVDQILSTKPGKVNITRFSVRPGTPAAKMKKLPEPIKKERSRALTNAANQVYDANNEAWIGRTVEAVVTEVVRAGSVTARDRTYQNIVVMQEIPIGTKIRVEITGHRRHYLLGRLASE, from the coding sequence ATGGATTCAACGGCTCTGACAGCTGCAGCGCTTGACCGGCTGAGAAATGTCCGGCTGTATGCCGAGACCTACGGCTGTACTTACAATGCCGGCGATACGGAAAAGATCATTGAGATAGCCAAGGCTCAGGGCTGCACGGTTGTGGATACTGCGGAGGACGCGGACGCAGTTTTGATCAACACCTGCATTGTGGTGGATAAAACAGAGAAGCATATGTATGAACGCATGAGTCTGTTTGCCGGAAAAATTCTGATTGTTACCGGATGTCTGCCGGGAATTTCCATTGAACGGGTGCTTGCAGCATGTCCTGATGCAGGAATTATTGATCCAGATCTGATTCATTCCTGTTACCGTGAAGTTGGAACCGTGAGCTCGGGCGATCATGCAGTTCTTCAGATTGCCAGAGGCTGTAACGGCCACTGCACCTACTGTATCACGAGACTTGCACGAGGGAAACTGGTAAGTTTTTCTGAAGAAGATATTGTGGCTCAGGCTGAGCGGTTTGTGGAAGCAGGGGTTGCAGAGATTCAGCTGACCGCTCAGGATGTGAGCTCCTGGGGAATGGATATGACCTCAGGACGACGGCTGCCTGATCTGCTGCGGTCGCTCTGCAACATCCCGGGAGATTTTCATATCAGAGTAGGTATGGCAAATCCTGATACGCTTCTGCTAATTCTGGATGATTTTCTGGATGCATTAACTGACCCAAAGATCTTTTTGTTTCTGCATGTACCGGTGCAGTCAGGGTCTGACGCGATTTTGAAAACGATGGGGCGCCGCTACACGTCAGCTGCGTATGAGGAGATCTGCAGAAGGGCACGGGAGCGGTTCCCCGACATACGCATCTCAACTGATTACATTGCAGGATTTTCCGGAGAGACTGATGCGGACGGCAAGGCGTCGGTGGATCAGATTCTCAGCACAAAACCCGGCAAGGTGAACATTACGCGGTTCTCGGTGAGACCCGGAACGCCGGCGGCAAAGATGAAAAAACTGCCTGAGCCGATAAAAAAGGAGCGGTCACGGGCACTGACGAACGCGGCAAATCAGGTGTATGATGCAAACAACGAGGCCTGGATTGGTAGAACGGTCGAGGCGGTAGTAACTGAAGTTGTGCGGGCGGGAAGTGTTACGGCCCGCGACAGGACGTATCAGAATATTGTGGTGATGCAGGAAATTCCGATTGGAACAAAAATACGGGTGGAGATCACCGGACATCGCCGGCATTATTTGCTTGGAAGGCTCGCATCTGAATAG